Proteins encoded by one window of Antechinus flavipes isolate AdamAnt ecotype Samford, QLD, Australia chromosome 4, AdamAnt_v2, whole genome shotgun sequence:
- the TIMM22 gene encoding mitochondrial import inner membrane translocase subunit Tim22 — translation MAAASRAPSSQGTAPEAAADAPLQYSLLLQHLVGDKRQPRLLEPGVLGGIPSPAKSEEQKMIETAMESCAFKAALACVGGFVLGGAFGVFTAGIDTNVGFDPKDPYRTPTAREVLKDMGQRGLSYAKNFAIVGAIFSCTECLVESYRGKSDWKNSVLSGCITGGAIGFRAGLKAGAIGCGGFAAFSAAIDYYLR, via the exons ATGGCGGCGGCAAGCCGGGCTCCCAGCTCTCAGGGCACGGCGCCCGAGGCCGCTGCCGACGCCCCCCTCCAGTACAGTCTGCTCCTGCAGCACCTGGTGGGGGACAAGCGGCAGCCGCGGCTCCTGGAGCCCGGCGTCCTGGGCGGAATTCCGAGCCCAGCCAAGAGTGAGGAGCAGAAGATGATTGAGACGGCCATGGAGAGCTGCGCCTTCAAAGCCGCCCTGGCCTGCGTCGGGG gattCGTCTTGGGAGGAGCATTTGGGGTATTCACTGCTGGCATTGATACGAATGTGGGCTTTGACCCAAAGGATCCATACCGAACACCAACTGCAAGAGAAGTTCTTAAAGATATGGGACAGAGAGGACTGTCTTATGCCAAAAATTTTGCCATTGTTGGGGCCATATTTTCCTGTACGGAGTGTCTGGTGGAATCA TATCGGGGAAAATCTGACTGGAAGAACAGTGTCCTCAGTGGCTGCATCACTGGAGGAGCCATTGGCTTTAGAG CTGGCTTAAAGGCCGGGGCCATCGGCTGTGGAGGCTTTGCTGCTTTTTCTGCCGCCATTGATTATTATTTACGATGA